From Humidesulfovibrio mexicanus:
GTGCGTCGCGCACCAGCAGCACCGCGTCCGGCCCGGCCCCTTCCACCACTGTGCGCAGGCCCGCCACCGTGCGGGCGGCGTCCGGGACGATGGTCTCCGCAGCCGGGTTCGCAAGCAGATGGTTGATGCGCGAAAGCAGCCTGCGCGTCTCCTCTAGCGTGGCCGAAAGCCTGCCGCCCAGTTCCTTGGCGTCCGCGCCCTCAAGGAAGGTGCTGGCGCTGTCGGCGAAGCGCCGGAAGCTCTTCACCGCCTCGGGCAGCTGCGCTTCCTCAAGCCCGGTGAGGGTATTGCTGATGCCGAGCACGGCCTGCTCCACCTGGGAGAGGGTGCTGGGGGCCGCAGGCACATAGATGCTGGCCGGCTCCCAGTCTATGGGCAGGGGCTGGTAGCGGCCGGGATCCACGTAGTCGAGCCCCAGGAACTGCTGGCCGGTGAGGCCCTGAGAGATGGTGCGCGCGCGCAGTCCGCGGGCCACTTCGGCGGCTGCCTGCTCTTTGGCCGAGCCCGCTCCCATGGTGCCGAAAAGATCCTTGTCCAGGGTGCACAACACGTACACATACCGGTATCCATTGGCCTTCTGGCCGTACTTTTGGGCCACAAAGCCGATTTCGCTGACGCTGCCCACGCGCACGCCCCGGAACTTGACCGCCGTGCCCACCTCCAGCCCGTTGACGGACTCGTTGAGGTAGGTCTCCATTTGATAGGTGCGCTGGAAAAGCTTGCCCGCGCCAAGGGCGAAGAGCACCACGAAAAGCAGCACCACACCGCCGATGACAAACAGTCCGAGCTTGAAGAAATCGCCGCCGCGGTTCATGAGCGGGCCTCCGGGGCTGTGCCTGGCGCTGGTTGGAACACGTTGGGACGGTCGGACGAGGTCGCCTGCTCCGGCACCCTGGCCTCCCGGTCGAAGAAGCGGCGCACGCGCGGGTCCACGCTTGCGGCGTTGAGCTCGCGCGGGTCGCCCTCAGCCACGATGCCCTTGGCCTGCGGATCGAGCAGGATCACCCTGTCGGCTATGGACAGAATACTCGGCAGTTCGTGAGACACGATGACGAAGGTGATGCCCAGGTTCTGGGCCAGGCTGCGCACCACCCGGTCCAGTTCGGCGCTGGTCACGGGGTCGAGCCCGGCGCTGGGTTCGTCCAGAAACAGAATGGCGGGATCGAGCGCCATGGCCCGGGCTATGGCCGCGCGCTTGACCATGCCGCCGGATAGCTCGGACGGCAGCACATGGCCGAACTGCTCCAGCCCCACCAGGGCGAGCTTGACCAGGCTCACCATCTCGATGGCCTCGGGCGGCAGGTCCGTATATTCCTCCAGCGGCAGGCCGACGTTCTGCAGAACGGTCATGGAGCCGAAGAGCGCGCCCATCTGATACATCACGCCAATGTCCTTCAATATTTCCAGCCGCTCGTCGCCGCCAGCGCCCACGATGTCGCGCCCGTTCAAAAGCACGCTGCCGCCCATGGGCTCAAGCAGGCCGATCATGTGCTTCAGAAGCGTGCTTTTGCCGCAGCCGGAGCCGCCGATGACGACAAAGACCTCTCCGCGCGCCACATCGAAGGACACATCGCGCAGCACCACACGTCTGCCGTACCCGCAGGTGAGGCCGCGCACGCTGATGATGGTGTCGCCGCTCTGGCTTGTGCTGGTTCCCATGCCCTTGTCCCGCAACCACCCGTATCAGAATTTAAAATAGTAGAACAGCACCGCGAACAGCCCGTCGGCCACGGTGATGAGGATGAGCCCGGCCACCACGGCCCCGGTGGTGGAGCGGCCCACCGCATCGGCCCCGCCGCCTGTGCGCAGCCCCTTCAGGCAGCTCACCCCGGTCACCAGCACGCTGAACACCAGAATCTTGATGAGGCTGCCGATGAGGTCCGTGGCCGTGACGTTGGCGAACACGCGCGAGGTGAAGGTCACCAGTGGAAAGCCGATGGAGACCATCACCAGCGCGCCCCCCACGAGGCTGGCGAAATTGAAGAACAACGTCATCACCGGCACCACGGCCAGCGACGACAGCAGCCTCGGCCCCACCAGGAAGCGCACCGGGCTTATGCCCATGGTGGAAAGCGCATCCAGTTCCTCGTTCACATGCATGGTGCCGATCTCCGCCGCGAAGGCGCTTCCCGAACGCGCCGCAAGCAAAATGGCGGTGACCAGCGGCCCCATCTCGCGGAACATCACCAGCCCCAGCATGTTGGGCACATAGATTTCACCGCCGAAGCGCTGCAAGGTGATGACCGACTGGAAGCTCATGATCATGCCCATAAGAAAGCCGATCAAAAGCAGTATGGGCAGGCTTTCCACGCCAACGGCCACGGCCTGGCGCAGCACGTCCTTCCAGCGCACCGTGCGCGGACGCCGCAAGGCGTTCCATACGACCAGCGCGCTTTCTCCCACAAAGCTGACGAGCAGGCGCAGGTCCGCGGCCAGATGCTCCAAAGCGGCACGGGTTCCGGGCTTTGGCTGGTCGTCCTCCCGCGCGGTCCCGGCGGTGCGGGCGCGCTGGGCCAGCTCCAGCAGGTGGCGATAGCGCTCCGGCAGTCCGGAAAGGGACACAGCAACTCCGGCCGCTTCGGCCTCGGCGCGCAGGGTGACCAGCAGCGCGAGGCCCGATCCGTCTATGTAGCGCACGTCGTCCAATTTCACCTGCAAGGACGTGAGGTCGCCCGCGCGAACGCGCGCCAGGGCGGGCTCCCACAGCCTGGCCACAGTGGCGGCGCGCAACTCGCCAGAAAGGCGCACGGCCAGCGAACCTGGACCGTCCATGCTGGCTGCGAGGCCGGGTATCTCTATGGGCTGGGATGGAGGACGCATCGTGCCCTTGCGGTAGCGCAAAGTCGGGCGAAAGGCAAAGGGGGAACAGACGCACGCCGCGTTTGCGCGTTCAAGAACAGCAGGAACCGCCCTCTCAAAAGGCCCCTCATGCTCGGAATCTCGGCAAAGGGCGTACCGGGCGTTTCACCGCGAACCCACCCTCAGCACCGCACATCCTACTTGACTTTTTTCGCAAAACAGAATTTTATTCTTCAAACGGAAGGGTATCAGAATGATCGACAAAATTGACATGACCATCCTGAGCATTCTTCAGGACCAGGGCCGCACCTCCAACGCCGACATCGCACGGGCCGTGGGCATGGCCCCCTCGGCCGTGCTGGAGCGGATGCGCAAGTTGGAGCGCAAGGGCGTCATCCGCGGCTTCGAGGCCGTGCTCAGGCCCAAGGACGTGGGCTTCGCCCTCACGGCCTTCACCTTCGTCCGCGCCGATGAAGGCGTGGGCTCGACAGACATCGGCAAGGCGCTCTCCCGCGTGCCTGGCGTGCTGGAGACCCACTACACCGCGGGGCAGGACTCCTACCTGCTCAAGGTGCGCGCCCGCGACACCGAGCACCTCCAGCTCATCCTGCAGGAGTTCGGCGCCATACCCGGCGTGCGCGACACCCGCACCACCGTCGTGCTCACCACACTCAAGGAATCCCGCTCCCTGCCCCTGGCCGATGACGCCGCGACCGGCCGCCAGGAACAGCGGGGCACCACAAAAGAACAGAGCAAGGAGTAGCCAATGGCAGCCATCGACACCGCCGCCCTGGAGCCGAAGATCGTCGCACGGGGCAAGGAATTCTTCCAAAGCATCGCCGGAGAGGCCCCGTCCATCTTCAATAAGGGCTGGTGGACCGGCAAGGTTATGGACTGGGCCATGAAGAACGAGGACTTCAAGGTCCAGATGTTCCGCTTCGTGGACGTGCTCCCCTACCTGACCACCAGCGAGTCCCTGTCCCGCCACATCGAGGAATACTTCGGCGACAAGGACGCCAACATCCCGGATGTGCTCAAGTGGGGCGCGGGCAAGACCGGCTTCGGCGGCGGACTTGTGGCCATGGTGCTCAACAAGGCCATCCGCTCCAACATCGAGGGCATGGCCCGGCAGTTCATCATCGGCGAAAAGGCGTCCGAGGCGGTGAAAGGCATCCGCCAGCTGCGCAAGGACGGCTTCGCCTTCGTCATCGACCTCTTGGGCGAAGCGCCGCTGAACGAGAAGGAATGCGACGAGTATGCCGCAGGCTACATGGAGGTGCTGAACGGCATACAGGCCGAATACAAGAAGTGGGACGGCCTGGATGTCGAGAAGGGCGCGGGCGGCGACCTGGACTGGGGACACGCTCCCAAGGTCAACGTAGCCGTGAAGCCCTCGGCCTTCTATTCCCAGGCCAAGCCCGTCGACGTGGCCGGAAGCGTGGAGGGCATGTACCGCCGCATTGAGCCCATCTACCGCAAGATCAAGGAAATGGGCGGGTTCATGTGCATCGACATGGAGCAGCTCAAGTACAAGGAAATCACCATAGAGCTCTACAAGCGCCTGCGCAGCGCCCCGGAGCACCGCGATTACCCGCACTTGGGCATTGTGTTCCAGTGCTATCTCAAGTGCACCGAAGCCGATGTCTCCGGAATGATCGGCTGGGCGCGCAAGGAAAGCCTGCCCATCTCCATCCGCCTGGTGAAAGGCGCGTACTGGGATTCCGAAACCGTGCTCGCCAAGCAGAACGGCTGGGAGATCCCCGTGTGGACCATCAAGGCCGAGAGCGACATGGCCCACGAGCGCATTTCGCGCCTGATCCTGGAAAACCACGACATCTGCCATTTCGCCTGCGCTTCGCACAACATCCGCACCATCTCCAACGTCATCGAAACCGCCAAGGCCCTGAACGTGCCCGAGAGCCGCTATGAATTCCAGGTGCTTTACGGCATGGCCGAGCCCGTGCGCAAAGGCCTGCGCAACGTGGCCAAGCGGGTGCGCCTGTACTGCCCCTATGGCGACCTGATTCCCGGCATGGCCTACCTAGTGCGCCGCCTGCTGGAAAACACGGCCAACGAGAGCTTCCTGCGCCAGAGCTTCGCCGAGGGCGCGGAACTGGAGCGCCTGCTCGAAAACCCCGAAACGACCCGCGAACGCGAAGTGGCCGCGAAAAAGGCCGCGGTCGCGCCCAAGGCCGGTCCCGGCGGCTACCCTGCGTTCGCCAACCATCCAGGCGTGGACTTCACCATCCCGGCCGCCCGCGCGGGCATGGCCAACGCGCTGGCCACGGTCCGCAAGGACTTCGGCGCCACCTACCCGCTCCTCATCGGCGGCAAGGAGGTCAAGACCGCCGAGACGCTGGACTCCTACAACCCGGCCAAACCGTCGGAAATCATCGGCCGCGTGTGCCAGGCCGGAGTGAAGGAGACCCAGGACGCGTTGGCCGTGGCCAAGAAGGCCTACCTGGCCTGGCGGGACGTGGAGCCGCTGGAGCGCGCCAAGGTGCTCTTCAAGGCGGCGGACATCATGCGCCGCGACATCAACGAGCTTTCCGCCCTGCAGGTGCTTGAGGTGGGTAAGCAGTGGGACCAGGCCCATGCCGACGTGGCCGAGGCCATCGACTTCCTGGAATACTACGGCCGGGAGATGATCCGCCTTGGCGCGCCCCGGCGCATGGGCAACGCCCCGGGCGAGGTGAACCAGTACTTCTACCAGGGCAAGGGCGTCACCGCCGTCATCGGGCCCTGGAACTTCCCGCTGGCCATCAGCGCGGGCATGGCCGCCGCGGCCATCGTGTGCGGCAACGCCGTGGTCTACAAGCCCTCTGGCCTGTCCAGCGTGGTGGGCTACGGCATCGCCCGCATCTTCAAGGAGGCGGGTCTGCCCGACGGCGTGTTCAACTACCTGCCCGGCAAGGGCTCGGTCATGGGCGACGTGCTGGTGGAACATCCAGACGTGTCCGTCATCGCCTTCACGGGCTCCATGGAAGTGGGCCTGCGCATCCAGGAAAAGGCCGCCCGGGTGCAGCCCGGCCAAGTGCAGTGCAAGAAGGTCATCGCGGAGATGGGCGGCAAGAACGCCATCATCATCGACGACGACGCCGACCTGGACGAGGCCGTGACCGGCGTGCTGTACTCGGCCTTCGGCTTCCAGGGGCAGAAGTGCTCGGCCTGCTCGCGCGTCATCGTGCTGGACCCCATCTACGACCGCTTCGTGTCCCGCCTGGCGGAGGCCGCAAAGTCCATCAAGATCGGCCCCTCGGAGGATCCCTCCAACGCCATGGGCCCCGTGGTGGACACGGCCGCCCAGGCGAACATCATCAAATACGTCGACATCGCCTGTTCCGAGGGCAAGGTGCTGGTGAAGCGCACCGACTTCCCGGCCGATGGCGGCTGCTACGTGCCGCTCACCATCGTCGAGGGCATCGACAAGAGCCACCGCATCGCCCAGGAGGAGGTCTTCGGCCCCGTGCTGGCCGTCATGCGCGCCAAGACCATCGACGAGGCCCTGGACATCGCGGGGTCCACCCGTTTCGCGCTGACCGGCGCCATCTACAGCCGCAGTCCCAAACACCTGGAAAAGGCGAGAAAAGAGTTCCGCGTGGGCAATCTGTACCTGAACAAGGGCAGCACCGGCGCCATGGTGGAGCGCCACGCCTTCGGCGGCTTCAACATGTCCGGCGTGGGCTCCAAGTCCGGCGGCCCGGACTACCTGCTCCAGTTCATGGACCCGCGCCTGGTTTCCGAGAACACCATCCGCCGCGGCTTCGCCCCGGTGGAGGAGGACGACGACTGGATCGCTTAGCGCGGACGCAAAACCGAACCGCAAGGCCGGGGGTGAAAACTCCCGGCCTTTTTTACGCCTCCGGCCCGCCCCGCCAGGGCAAAGGCCGCCTTGACTTTGCCGCGCCATTGCTCAAAACTGCGCACAGAATGTGCTTTCCAGGCCTCAAAGGTCCGGACGCGAAACTCCAAACACCGGCGACACCATGAACGACACGCAGCCACACAAGCGATCGGCTCTGGACAAAGGCAAGGCCCTCCTCGGCAGCCGCGCCCTGCGCATCACCCTGGCCAGCCTCGCCGCCCTGTTCCTGCTCTTCGGCGCGCTGGGCTACTTCTGGCTTCCCGGTTTCGCCAAGGCCAAGCTGGAAACGCTGCTTACCGAGGAATTCGCCCGGCCCGTAAGCGTGGATAAAATCGAGATATCGCCGTACGCTCTCTCGCTCACGGTGCGCGGCTTCAGTGTGGGACAAAAAGGCGTCCAGCCCGGCCAGCACGCGGGCAAAGGTCCAGACGCCGAGCTCTTCGGCTTCGACAGCCTGTTCGTGGATCTTTCCACGTCCAGCATGGCCCGCGGCATCCCCGTGGTGTCCAAGGTCGCCCTCGTCGGCCCCAGGCTGCACCTTGCCCGCACGAAGGACGGTCGCCTCAACGTCTCGGACCTGCTGGACAAATGGCTCGCCGGGCCGTCCTCGCCCACACCGGAATTCTCGGTTTCCGACATCACCATTCGCGGCGGCGCTGTCACCTTCAACGACACGCTGCTTGGCGCGCGCCATGAGCTGGCCGAGCTCAACCTGGGCATCCCGTTCATCGCCAACACCTCCGGCACGGTGGAAAGCAGCGTGGAGCCCACGTTCAGCGCAAAGGTCAACGGTTCGCCGCTGAACCTTGCTGGAGCGGTGAAGCCCTTCGCCCCAGGCAAGGACGCTAGTCTGGACATCGACATCAGCGATTTCGACTTGATGCGCGTCATGCGCTACGCTCCGTCCGACCTGCCCCTGGCCCTGGAGTCCGGCCGCATGGCCGCGCAGCTCAAGGTGTCGTTCGCCAAGCCCGAGGGCACAAACGCGGCCGTGCGTCTTTCCGGAACGGCGGAACTGGACGGTTTGGCCGCCAGGCTTCCCAGGGCTCAGGGCCAGCCTCTGCGCCTGCGCCTGGACAAGGCCGCGCTCAAGCTGGACGAGGCCACGCTGGCAGGGGTTCTGCGCTGCGGCCTTTCCCTGTCTGGCGCAAGCCTGTCCACGCCGACGGCCAAGGAGCCGCTCCTGGGCTTCGGCAGGCTCGATGTCTCCGGGATCAGCGTAACTTCGGCCGGGCGCAAGGCGGAGGTTGCGGAACTGCGTCTGGACAAGCCGTACGGCCGCGTACGCAGGCAGCAGGACAAAGGCTTGGACATCGTGGCCGCTCTGGAAGGTCTGGGCCAGGGCACAGCGCCCGCTCCAAAGGCCACTGCCAAGCCGACGCCCAAACCGGCTGGCAAGACAACGGCCAAGCCTACAGGCAAGACGCCCTCCCCGTGGGCCTGGAGCGTGGGGCGCGTGGTGGTCTCCGGCGGCGGCCTGCACTACGCCGACGACAGCCTCGGCCAGCGCATCCGCCCCCTGGAGGTGCGTGAACTAGCCATTTCCGTTGCGCCGCTTGCAAGCGCGGGCCAAACGCCCTCCACGGTCTCCGTTTCCGCACGCATCAACGACCGCGGCACCCTCAAGCTGGACGGCAACGTCCGGCGGGAACCGCAAGTCAAGGCCGACCTCGCGCTCGACATGAGCCACGTGGACCTCGTCGCCTTGCAGGGGTTCGCGTCCACCGAGCTGCACGCCCTGCTCACCAGGGGCGAGGTGTCCCTCAAGGGTGCGCTTTCCGCCGATGGCCCCAAGGCCTCCTTCACGGGCGACGCGGCCCTTGTGGACTTCAGCGTGCTGGACAAGGTCAACTCCGCCGACCTGCTGCGCTGGCGCAGCGTCACAGTCTCGCGCATCAACCTGGGCACGGAGCCCCTGCGCATAGACATCGGCGAAATCGCCGCCTCCAACTTCTTCGTGCGGCTGCTGCTCACCTCGCAGGGCAGGCTCAACCTGAACGACGTGCTGCGCAAGGAGGAGGACGAACAGCGCCAGGCCCAGGCGACGGAAGCCACGTCCGGGGCCAAACCAGCCCCTGCGGTGGAAGCCGCGCCGCCCGCTGTCGCCACTGCCAAGCCGACGGCCAAGCCGACCGGCCCCGCCCCGCAAATTCGCGTCGGCCGCATCGTGCTGGCCCACGGTGGCATCAATTTCACGGACCGCTTCGTCAAGCCCAACTACACGGCCAACCTTACCGACCTTTCGGGCCGCATCGGCGAGCTCAAGGCCGGGAGGCTCACAGACATCGCCCTGCGCGGCAAGGTGGACGGCACAGGACTGCTGGACATCTCCGGCAAGGCCGACCCCCTGGGCGAGCAACTGAACCTGGATCTGCACGCAAAGGCCACGGGCATCGAAATGGCGGGCTTCAGCCCCTACTCCGGCCGCTACGTGGGCTATGTCATCGAAAAGGGCAAGCTCTCCGTCGACCTGCGCTACCTGGTCAAGGACGGGCAGCTTGAGGCCCAAAACAACGTCTTCCTCGACCAGCTGACCTTCGGCAAGAAGGTGGAGAGCCCGGACGCCCTGTCCATCCCGGTGGGGCTTGTGGTGGCGCTGCTCAAGAACTCCAGAGGGGAAATCGACATCGATCTGCCCATCAAGGGCTCTCTCGACGATCCGGAATTCAGCGTCGGCGGCGTCATCGTCAAGGTGCTCATGAACCTCATCACCAAGGCCGTCACCTCGCCCTTCACGCTCCTGGCCTCGCTCTTCGGGGGCGGAGAGGAGTTGTCCTACGTGGCCTTCGAGCCCGGCCGCGACGACCTGACGCCGGAAGCGCAAAAACACCTGGAAACCCTGGCCAAGGCCCTGCGCGACCGCACGGGATTGAAGCTCGAAATCGCCGGCGCGGCCGATCCGGCCAGAGAAGAAGACGGACTCAAGCGGGCTCGCCTTGAGACGCGCGTAAAGACCCAGAAGGCCACGGAACTGGCTCGGCAAGGCAAAACCACCGGCGGCGTGGCGGACATCACCCTGACGCAGGAGGAATACGCGAAGTACCTGGAGCGCGTGTACAAGGCCTCCGATGTCAAGAAGCCGCGCAACATCGTGGGGTTGGCCAAGAGTATTCCGGTTGAGCAGATGGAAGCCCTGCTGCTGGCGGACATGCAGACCCCGCAGGGAGCCATGGAGCGCCTGGCGCGCAACCGCTCCGTGGCGGTGCAGTCGTGGCTTGTGGAGACCGGCGGCGTGGAACAGGCCCGCGTGTTCCTGCTGGCCCCGCGCGTGGGCGTTGAACCGCCCAAGGGCGCGCCAGCCGGTGGGCGTGTCGACTTTTCCTTGCGCTGACGCCACCCCACGGCGAGTCGGCTGAAACCCTCTGGATGCGGACGGCCATCAGTCCCGCCGTACCCGCAAGCACAGGTCCCAGCCGCCCGGGGCCAGGTGCTCCTCGATCGCGCCGAAACCGGCGTGCGCAAGCCGCTGCGTGAGCGCCCGCACCTCCTCCGGGTAGAACCCCGGCGTCTTGCGCACGCGGTCGGGCCACTGCAGGTGGATGGCGAACACAACCACGCCCCCAGGCTGCACCATGCGATGCAGTTCGGCCAGACAGCGGCTTGCCGGGCGCCAGAACTGCACGTTGCTGACGCACAGCGCACGGTGGAAGCGCGCATCTGGCCAGCCGACTTCCGCCACGGAACACAGCGCCAAACGCATCCGCCCCTGGGCGATGGCCTGGGCGTTCCGCGCCGCCGCCCGCGAGAGCATCAGCACGGAGCGCTCCACCCCGCACACCATGCCACGCTCCCCCACGGCCTCGGCCAGCATTGCCAGGGCCACGCCCGGCCCAAAGCCGATTTCCAGCACGCTCTCCCCCTGCAAGGGCCAGAGCAGATCCACCGCAAAACGATTCAACGCCACATTCTTCCTGGCCATGACCAGCCCGGCAAGGCGGCCAAGTCCCCCTTCCGGCGCTGCGAAAGCGCGGAACAGCGGGTTGCCCTGGCGTTTCTCGAAAGCCCGCGCCACGATCACGTCCCCCTGTCCGCATTCCTCCAGGCTTGCGGTCTCGCAACGATGCGGAGCAAGGCCCTGGGCACTCTGTTCCGGGGAAACTTCACCTGTTTCCATAGCGGCATCCTCCGTCAGTGGAATTTTACGTTCATCGTAATAAATTTTCAAAAAAAATTACCCCTGTTTCAATTCACGGGCCACGCGTTCCAGGGTGCGCATAAACAGGGCCCGCTGCTTCTCGTCTGGCAAAGCCTGGCAACACAGTTCGGCAAGACGTTGGTCCAGGGCGCGGTGCGCCTCCTCCACAGCAAGCCCCTTCTCCGTGACCACCAAGCCGTAGGATCGCCTGTCCTCGGCGTTGATGACCCGACGGACCAGCCCGCGCCGCTCCAGCCGATTCACCGCACTGGACAACGTGCTGTTGGGAATGTCCAGAATTCTGCGCACTTCGCCAACGGTTATGCCCGGGGTGCGTGACGAATGGTGGATAATGCCGACATCCAGCGCGGCGAGACCGTCCAGCCGGGCATCCCACTTGGCAAGGTTTTGCAGGCTGAAGGCGGCCACAAATCGATGCAGCGCTTCAGCCATAGGCATGTTGTCTTTCATATCCGCCTATTACGTCCTTCGAACTATCCTTCAACCGCAATACACATCGCAACCCGGATCGTCAAGGGTTCATTCCGGTTCCGTCTCAGATGACGACACACTTCCTGGACAAGGACACGGGATTGCTGAAGTTG
This genomic window contains:
- a CDS encoding ABC transporter permease is translated as MRPPSQPIEIPGLAASMDGPGSLAVRLSGELRAATVARLWEPALARVRAGDLTSLQVKLDDVRYIDGSGLALLVTLRAEAEAAGVAVSLSGLPERYRHLLELAQRARTAGTAREDDQPKPGTRAALEHLAADLRLLVSFVGESALVVWNALRRPRTVRWKDVLRQAVAVGVESLPILLLIGFLMGMIMSFQSVITLQRFGGEIYVPNMLGLVMFREMGPLVTAILLAARSGSAFAAEIGTMHVNEELDALSTMGISPVRFLVGPRLLSSLAVVPVMTLFFNFASLVGGALVMVSIGFPLVTFTSRVFANVTATDLIGSLIKILVFSVLVTGVSCLKGLRTGGGADAVGRSTTGAVVAGLILITVADGLFAVLFYYFKF
- the pruA gene encoding L-glutamate gamma-semialdehyde dehydrogenase, encoding MAAIDTAALEPKIVARGKEFFQSIAGEAPSIFNKGWWTGKVMDWAMKNEDFKVQMFRFVDVLPYLTTSESLSRHIEEYFGDKDANIPDVLKWGAGKTGFGGGLVAMVLNKAIRSNIEGMARQFIIGEKASEAVKGIRQLRKDGFAFVIDLLGEAPLNEKECDEYAAGYMEVLNGIQAEYKKWDGLDVEKGAGGDLDWGHAPKVNVAVKPSAFYSQAKPVDVAGSVEGMYRRIEPIYRKIKEMGGFMCIDMEQLKYKEITIELYKRLRSAPEHRDYPHLGIVFQCYLKCTEADVSGMIGWARKESLPISIRLVKGAYWDSETVLAKQNGWEIPVWTIKAESDMAHERISRLILENHDICHFACASHNIRTISNVIETAKALNVPESRYEFQVLYGMAEPVRKGLRNVAKRVRLYCPYGDLIPGMAYLVRRLLENTANESFLRQSFAEGAELERLLENPETTREREVAAKKAAVAPKAGPGGYPAFANHPGVDFTIPAARAGMANALATVRKDFGATYPLLIGGKEVKTAETLDSYNPAKPSEIIGRVCQAGVKETQDALAVAKKAYLAWRDVEPLERAKVLFKAADIMRRDINELSALQVLEVGKQWDQAHADVAEAIDFLEYYGREMIRLGAPRRMGNAPGEVNQYFYQGKGVTAVIGPWNFPLAISAGMAAAAIVCGNAVVYKPSGLSSVVGYGIARIFKEAGLPDGVFNYLPGKGSVMGDVLVEHPDVSVIAFTGSMEVGLRIQEKAARVQPGQVQCKKVIAEMGGKNAIIIDDDADLDEAVTGVLYSAFGFQGQKCSACSRVIVLDPIYDRFVSRLAEAAKSIKIGPSEDPSNAMGPVVDTAAQANIIKYVDIACSEGKVLVKRTDFPADGGCYVPLTIVEGIDKSHRIAQEEVFGPVLAVMRAKTIDEALDIAGSTRFALTGAIYSRSPKHLEKARKEFRVGNLYLNKGSTGAMVERHAFGGFNMSGVGSKSGGPDYLLQFMDPRLVSENTIRRGFAPVEEDDDWIA
- a CDS encoding DUF748 domain-containing protein; protein product: MNDTQPHKRSALDKGKALLGSRALRITLASLAALFLLFGALGYFWLPGFAKAKLETLLTEEFARPVSVDKIEISPYALSLTVRGFSVGQKGVQPGQHAGKGPDAELFGFDSLFVDLSTSSMARGIPVVSKVALVGPRLHLARTKDGRLNVSDLLDKWLAGPSSPTPEFSVSDITIRGGAVTFNDTLLGARHELAELNLGIPFIANTSGTVESSVEPTFSAKVNGSPLNLAGAVKPFAPGKDASLDIDISDFDLMRVMRYAPSDLPLALESGRMAAQLKVSFAKPEGTNAAVRLSGTAELDGLAARLPRAQGQPLRLRLDKAALKLDEATLAGVLRCGLSLSGASLSTPTAKEPLLGFGRLDVSGISVTSAGRKAEVAELRLDKPYGRVRRQQDKGLDIVAALEGLGQGTAPAPKATAKPTPKPAGKTTAKPTGKTPSPWAWSVGRVVVSGGGLHYADDSLGQRIRPLEVRELAISVAPLASAGQTPSTVSVSARINDRGTLKLDGNVRREPQVKADLALDMSHVDLVALQGFASTELHALLTRGEVSLKGALSADGPKASFTGDAALVDFSVLDKVNSADLLRWRSVTVSRINLGTEPLRIDIGEIAASNFFVRLLLTSQGRLNLNDVLRKEEDEQRQAQATEATSGAKPAPAVEAAPPAVATAKPTAKPTGPAPQIRVGRIVLAHGGINFTDRFVKPNYTANLTDLSGRIGELKAGRLTDIALRGKVDGTGLLDISGKADPLGEQLNLDLHAKATGIEMAGFSPYSGRYVGYVIEKGKLSVDLRYLVKDGQLEAQNNVFLDQLTFGKKVESPDALSIPVGLVVALLKNSRGEIDIDLPIKGSLDDPEFSVGGVIVKVLMNLITKAVTSPFTLLASLFGGGEELSYVAFEPGRDDLTPEAQKHLETLAKALRDRTGLKLEIAGAADPAREEDGLKRARLETRVKTQKATELARQGKTTGGVADITLTQEEYAKYLERVYKASDVKKPRNIVGLAKSIPVEQMEALLLADMQTPQGAMERLARNRSVAVQSWLVETGGVEQARVFLLAPRVGVEPPKGAPAGGRVDFSLR
- a CDS encoding Lrp/AsnC family transcriptional regulator, which translates into the protein MIDKIDMTILSILQDQGRTSNADIARAVGMAPSAVLERMRKLERKGVIRGFEAVLRPKDVGFALTAFTFVRADEGVGSTDIGKALSRVPGVLETHYTAGQDSYLLKVRARDTEHLQLILQEFGAIPGVRDTRTTVVLTTLKESRSLPLADDAATGRQEQRGTTKEQSKE
- a CDS encoding ABC transporter ATP-binding protein, yielding MGTSTSQSGDTIISVRGLTCGYGRRVVLRDVSFDVARGEVFVVIGGSGCGKSTLLKHMIGLLEPMGGSVLLNGRDIVGAGGDERLEILKDIGVMYQMGALFGSMTVLQNVGLPLEEYTDLPPEAIEMVSLVKLALVGLEQFGHVLPSELSGGMVKRAAIARAMALDPAILFLDEPSAGLDPVTSAELDRVVRSLAQNLGITFVIVSHELPSILSIADRVILLDPQAKGIVAEGDPRELNAASVDPRVRRFFDREARVPEQATSSDRPNVFQPAPGTAPEARS
- a CDS encoding MlaD family protein, whose protein sequence is MNRGGDFFKLGLFVIGGVVLLFVVLFALGAGKLFQRTYQMETYLNESVNGLEVGTAVKFRGVRVGSVSEIGFVAQKYGQKANGYRYVYVLCTLDKDLFGTMGAGSAKEQAAAEVARGLRARTISQGLTGQQFLGLDYVDPGRYQPLPIDWEPASIYVPAAPSTLSQVEQAVLGISNTLTGLEEAQLPEAVKSFRRFADSASTFLEGADAKELGGRLSATLEETRRLLSRINHLLANPAAETIVPDAARTVAGLRTVVEGAGPDAVLLVRDARETAASLKVSAKSLEKFLADPETRKQLDAMPGAMQQARETVTELRSAAKRLNSVLGRVEQLTAAQQANVEGILESARGLVDNLRELTGEAKRYPAGVLFGPPPDKSPLGGQ
- a CDS encoding MarR family winged helix-turn-helix transcriptional regulator, which encodes MAEALHRFVAAFSLQNLAKWDARLDGLAALDVGIIHHSSRTPGITVGEVRRILDIPNSTLSSAVNRLERRGLVRRVINAEDRRSYGLVVTEKGLAVEEAHRALDQRLAELCCQALPDEKQRALFMRTLERVARELKQG
- a CDS encoding class I SAM-dependent methyltransferase: METGEVSPEQSAQGLAPHRCETASLEECGQGDVIVARAFEKRQGNPLFRAFAAPEGGLGRLAGLVMARKNVALNRFAVDLLWPLQGESVLEIGFGPGVALAMLAEAVGERGMVCGVERSVLMLSRAAARNAQAIAQGRMRLALCSVAEVGWPDARFHRALCVSNVQFWRPASRCLAELHRMVQPGGVVVFAIHLQWPDRVRKTPGFYPEEVRALTQRLAHAGFGAIEEHLAPGGWDLCLRVRRD